The Niabella beijingensis genomic interval CGAAGCACTTGACCATCGTAATCTCAATGAAGATGTGCCCTTTATGAAAGGCAAATTGTGCAGTACGGAAAATCTTGCCATTGCGATCTGGAATGAGCTGACTCCGCATTTACCTCAGGGAGTATTGCTCCATTGTATAAAACTGTATGAAACGCCACGGATTTATGTGGAGTATTTTGGCTAAGTTTGTACGTACCTTTATCCAGTATGAAAGTATCCGTTTTCAGGAGAGAACATTTTAATGCGGCACACCGGCTCTTTAATCCGGAATGGGATGATGCCACCAACGAAAAAGTATTTGGAAAATGTTCCCTGCCGCATTACCATGGACACAATTACGAACTGGAAATAAAAGTAACAGGGACGGTAAACCCCGAAACGGGTTTTGTAATGGACCTGAAAGAATTGAGCGGCCTGGTGGCAAAAACGGTAATTGAACGGTTTGATCACCGGAACCTCAATCTTGATACGGAAGAATTTAAACAGACAAACCCGACTGCTGAAAATATTGCAATTGTTATCTACAATATACTGCGTCCGCATATTAACAGTGAGCACGATTTAAAAATCCGTTTATACGAAACACCGAGAAATTTTGTAGAGTATCCATCATCATAAACCAGCGGTAACCATGGCTTATAAAAAAGAAGATCAGTACGACGCATCCGTAACACAGGCGCTTATACACCATTACAGGGGAGTAATTGAGCAGCTGGGGGAGGCACCTGAGCGCGAAGGCCTCCTGAAGACCCCTGAGCGTGTGGCAAAGGCCATGCAGGTATTGACACAGGGCTACAATATGGACGCGCATGAGATCATCAACTCTGCCAAATTCCACGAAGATGTAAGCGAAATGATCATTGTAAAAGATATTGAATTATACAGTCTTTGCGAGCACCATATGCTTCCTTTTTTTGGAAGGGCACATGTGGCCTATATTCCGAATGGCTGGATCACCGGACTGAGCAAGATCGCCCGGGTGGTGGACGTTTACTCGCACCGGCTGCAGGTACAGGAGCGGCTGACGGTACAGATCATGAATGCGATCAAGGAAACATTGAATCCGCTGGGTGTAGCAGTGGTCATTGAGGCCAAACACCTGTGCATGATGATGCGGGGTGTTCAGAAACAAAACTCGGAAACCACCACATCGGCTTTCGATGGTGAGTTCCAGAAGAACTCGACCCGAAGCGAATTTTTAAAGCTCATCAGCGCACGTTTAAGTTAAAGACGAACCAAAATAAATTAGTGAATATGAAACAGGCAGTGGTATTTCCCGGACAGGGATCGCAGTTCACCGGGATGGGAAAAGAACATTATGAAAACAATGCATTTGCAAAAAAACTGTTTGAACAGGGGAATGAGATCCTGGGGTTCCGGCTTTCAGACATCATGTTCACCGGAACTGCCGAAGAACTGAAGGAAACAAGCGTCACCCAACCCGCTGTTTTCTTACATTCGATCGTAGCATACAAGGTAATGGAAAATAACCGGCCCGATATGGTTGCCGGGCATTCCCTTGGAGAGTTCTCGGCGCTGGTGGCCAATAATGTACTCGCATTTGAAGACGCGCTGCAACTGGTATCCGTACGGGCCAATGCCATGCAAAAGGCCTGCGAGCTGCAGCCTTCTAGTATGGCCGCTGTACTGAACCTTCCCGATGAAACGGTAGAAGACATCTGCAAAGCTATCCAGGAGGAGACCGGCGAAATTGTGGTCCCCGCCAATTACAACTGCCCGGGGCAGCTGGTGATCAGCGGCACCATGAAAGGTATTGAAATTGCGGTAGAACGCATGAAGGCAGCAGGAGCAAAACGAGCACTGGTATTACCTGTTGGTGGTGCCTTTCATTCCCCGCTGATGGAGCCGGCACGCCAGGAGCTGGAGGCGGCCATTGAAAAGACAGCCTTTCATCAGCCGGTATGTCCGATCTATCAGAACGTGGTGGCACGGCCGGTAATGGATAAAGAAGAAATAAAAGAGAACCTGATCGCACAGCTAACCGGGGCAGTAAAATGGACCCAGAGCATCCAGGCCATGATCGCCAACGGAGCCACCCGGTTCACGGAAGCCGGT includes:
- a CDS encoding 6-pyruvoyl trahydropterin synthase family protein, with amino-acid sequence MKVSVFRREHFNAAHRLFNPEWDDATNEKVFGKCSLPHYHGHNYELEIKVTGTVNPETGFVMDLKELSGLVAKTVIERFDHRNLNLDTEEFKQTNPTAENIAIVIYNILRPHINSEHDLKIRLYETPRNFVEYPSS
- the folE gene encoding GTP cyclohydrolase I FolE — protein: MAYKKEDQYDASVTQALIHHYRGVIEQLGEAPEREGLLKTPERVAKAMQVLTQGYNMDAHEIINSAKFHEDVSEMIIVKDIELYSLCEHHMLPFFGRAHVAYIPNGWITGLSKIARVVDVYSHRLQVQERLTVQIMNAIKETLNPLGVAVVIEAKHLCMMMRGVQKQNSETTTSAFDGEFQKNSTRSEFLKLISARLS
- the fabD gene encoding ACP S-malonyltransferase; the encoded protein is MKQAVVFPGQGSQFTGMGKEHYENNAFAKKLFEQGNEILGFRLSDIMFTGTAEELKETSVTQPAVFLHSIVAYKVMENNRPDMVAGHSLGEFSALVANNVLAFEDALQLVSVRANAMQKACELQPSSMAAVLNLPDETVEDICKAIQEETGEIVVPANYNCPGQLVISGTMKGIEIAVERMKAAGAKRALVLPVGGAFHSPLMEPARQELEAAIEKTAFHQPVCPIYQNVVARPVMDKEEIKENLIAQLTGAVKWTQSIQAMIANGATRFTEAGPGKVLQGLIQKIDKTVEVNGVS